The Paracholeplasma brassicae genome contains a region encoding:
- the plsX gene encoding phosphate acyltransferase PlsX yields the protein MIKIAVDAMGGDFAPKITVLGAMDAVKQFEDIEITLFGDQDKINEFLIAHPRIKVEKTTQVIDMGEKDPIRAIRNNKDSSMVRAMYSVKEGQTQALVSAGPTQAIIAGAHLVIKRMSLMHRVALAPIIPSTDGRGRILLDVGANIELRSEHLLELALYATITAREYLGIKDPKVALINIGSEEGKGRDLEKETFQLLKNHPMINFMGNIEGKEVLSTDADIMLTDGYTGNVLMKTVEGTAKAMGSMLKEEIKSSLGGKIGYLFMRKNLKRFSKRLDASEIGGAMIFGIQAPVIKAHGSSSAYAFKNAIAQARLFVKNDVLNQVNEALEKTLTKEE from the coding sequence ATGATAAAGATTGCAGTTGATGCAATGGGGGGCGACTTCGCACCTAAAATTACAGTCCTTGGGGCAATGGATGCCGTCAAACAATTTGAGGATATCGAAATCACTTTGTTTGGTGATCAAGATAAAATCAACGAATTCTTAATTGCTCACCCAAGAATTAAAGTAGAAAAAACAACTCAAGTCATCGATATGGGAGAAAAAGACCCGATTCGAGCGATTAGAAATAACAAAGATTCATCGATGGTTAGAGCGATGTATAGTGTTAAAGAAGGTCAAACACAAGCGCTTGTTTCAGCTGGACCAACCCAGGCAATTATCGCAGGTGCGCACTTAGTTATCAAACGCATGTCATTGATGCATCGTGTCGCCTTGGCTCCGATCATTCCATCAACTGATGGTAGAGGTCGAATACTACTGGATGTCGGCGCAAACATCGAGCTAAGAAGTGAACATTTACTAGAATTAGCACTTTATGCGACAATCACAGCAAGAGAGTATTTAGGTATTAAGGACCCAAAGGTTGCGCTAATAAACATTGGCAGTGAAGAAGGTAAAGGTAGAGATTTAGAAAAAGAAACCTTCCAACTATTGAAAAACCACCCAATGATTAATTTTATGGGCAACATTGAAGGTAAAGAAGTTTTGTCAACCGATGCGGACATTATGCTAACTGACGGTTACACAGGTAATGTTTTAATGAAAACCGTTGAAGGCACTGCTAAAGCGATGGGTAGCATGCTTAAAGAAGAGATTAAATCCTCTTTAGGTGGGAAGATTGGTTATCTATTCATGAGAAAAAATCTAAAACGTTTTTCAAAACGTCTAGACGCTTCAGAAATTGGTGGAGCAATGATTTTCGGTATTCAAGCACCTGTGATTAAAGCACATGGTTCATCGTCTGCATATGCATTTAAAAATGCGATTGCACAGGCACGTTTATTTGTAAAAAATGACGTGCTTAATCAAGTGAATGAAGCACTTGAAAAGACACTAACAAAAGAAGAATAA
- the rnc gene encoding ribonuclease III has product MKSIEQVLKVKFHNKLLLEQALTHSSFANENECKDNERLEFLGDAVIGLMMADYLYNQHQGDEGEMSKKRAQAVCEEALNVYAKKINLSQYLKLGKGGEISNGRENPSIIADAFEAIFGSLYIDQGYIQTKNLFDRIVIPHLDEVVGIKDYKSTLQELVQTDRRNISYHIDNQTGPSHDRVFTASVRMDDIVYGVGKARSKKEAEQNAAKEALKKLAKEF; this is encoded by the coding sequence ATGAAAAGTATTGAACAAGTATTAAAAGTAAAGTTTCATAATAAACTCCTACTAGAACAAGCCTTGACACACTCAAGCTTCGCAAACGAAAATGAGTGTAAGGATAACGAAAGACTTGAGTTCCTAGGGGATGCAGTTATTGGATTGATGATGGCAGACTACCTTTATAATCAACACCAAGGTGATGAAGGCGAAATGTCAAAAAAACGTGCTCAAGCGGTATGTGAAGAAGCACTAAACGTTTATGCAAAAAAAATAAATTTATCGCAGTATCTAAAACTAGGTAAGGGTGGAGAAATATCAAACGGTAGAGAAAATCCTTCGATTATTGCTGATGCCTTCGAGGCAATTTTTGGTTCTTTATACATCGATCAAGGCTACATACAAACCAAAAATCTATTTGATCGTATCGTCATTCCACACCTTGATGAGGTGGTGGGAATTAAAGACTATAAGTCGACCCTACAAGAGTTAGTACAGACTGACAGGAGAAACATTTCATATCACATTGACAACCAAACTGGCCCATCGCACGATCGTGTTTTTACTGCATCTGTTCGCATGGATGATATTGTCTATGGTGTCGGTAAGGCAAGATCAAAAAAAGAAGCTGAACAAAATGCTGCAAAAGAAGCACTTAAGAAATTAGCAAAAGAGTTTTAA
- a CDS encoding DnaD domain protein translates to MFNKMIEEGYLNLHKLLLKEYVRLGINEKEVIVLSQLATMLEKKKHTLSLKSIARMTHLSSNEVGELLEQLIVNQFVSTELELKNDGKEREIFSLNPLFDKIIQLFKEDLKVENEKQSDNEIKAVITNLEDVFRKSLKPYDLQMIQQWFIDGYNKKEIDQALEVAINHNKLNLNYLDRILRTTDEMNDDDLDDEKRDLINKLIRGVK, encoded by the coding sequence ATGTTTAATAAAATGATTGAAGAGGGGTATTTAAATCTTCATAAACTCCTATTAAAAGAATATGTTCGATTGGGAATTAACGAAAAAGAAGTTATTGTACTCAGTCAATTGGCAACCATGTTAGAAAAAAAGAAACACACGCTTTCCTTGAAATCAATCGCAAGAATGACTCATTTATCCTCAAATGAGGTGGGTGAATTGCTAGAACAACTGATTGTTAATCAATTCGTTTCAACCGAACTAGAACTAAAAAACGACGGTAAAGAAAGAGAAATCTTTAGTCTTAATCCGTTGTTTGATAAAATCATTCAGTTATTCAAAGAGGATTTAAAAGTTGAGAATGAAAAGCAGTCGGATAACGAAATAAAAGCGGTTATTACTAACTTAGAAGATGTGTTTCGAAAATCGTTAAAACCATACGACCTACAAATGATCCAACAGTGGTTTATTGATGGTTACAACAAAAAAGAGATTGATCAAGCACTTGAGGTCGCAATTAACCATAATAAGTTAAATTTAAATTACCTCGATCGAATCCTAAGAACCACAGATGAAATGAACGATGACGACTTGGACGATGAAAAACGTGATTTAATAAATAAGTTGATTAGAGGCGTTAAATAA
- the nth gene encoding endonuclease III — protein sequence MMKIDRIIEVMNDMFPDAKAELTHDNAFELLVAVVLSAQTTDKAVNLVTPILFDKYPTPELLMNADYSEVCDVLKTIGLYKNKAKFIIALAKDLVLLHNGEVPNDRTKLEALPGVGRKTANVVLSNAFNVPAIAVDTHVARISVRLGLAKKDDNVLEIEQKLMRKLPKDKWMKMHHQMIFFGRYHCLAKKPKCSDCPLKDICKYEQKNI from the coding sequence ATGATGAAAATTGACCGTATCATTGAAGTCATGAATGATATGTTTCCAGATGCAAAAGCCGAGTTAACACATGACAATGCGTTTGAATTGTTAGTTGCTGTAGTGCTCTCTGCACAAACCACGGATAAGGCAGTTAATCTGGTGACACCAATTTTATTTGATAAATACCCAACACCTGAGTTGTTAATGAACGCGGATTATTCTGAGGTATGTGATGTACTAAAAACCATCGGGTTATATAAAAACAAAGCTAAATTTATCATCGCATTAGCCAAAGACCTTGTGCTATTACACAATGGTGAAGTACCTAATGATAGAACAAAGCTTGAAGCGTTACCTGGTGTGGGAAGAAAAACAGCTAATGTGGTTTTATCAAATGCATTTAATGTACCTGCAATCGCTGTAGACACACATGTAGCAAGAATATCAGTTCGCTTGGGTTTAGCGAAGAAAGACGATAATGTCCTTGAAATTGAACAAAAATTAATGAGAAAGTTGCCTAAAGATAAATGGATGAAAATGCACCATCAAATGATTTTCTTTGGTCGCTATCACTGTTTAGCAAAAAAGCCAAAGTGTAGCGATTGCCCACTAAAAGATATTTGTAAATATGAACAAAAAAACATATAA
- a CDS encoding helix-turn-helix domain-containing protein encodes MKNNYVINDLSHLLKVTKEESPWSYVGPVLKRMRRNENWTIQEVSSKYGINQSVISRVENSLIEPNKSVFDRYFEAIGFNLEESLNGFDLESIEADFLDYMLGLKAEFNSLSYGLPKVHYYHELSWYYEHAVNNDYQLMHQELSELMSLMTSSTMKSTQIFLMIMAKYYQKNHKQVKSLAIVKALKANQGLSKKQMLYIGIIELELSLSTSNAMIAFHKMLQVNQQLQTYGLYDTQTNLTKKYLYAFFMRVSNTHLKDFKYGKLEKTVKKLLLYKQLFNQQLNQEVADKIKDSSYYQCLYLLYLDQINDTVTIKDYLSNVKKERRSLFEQCIIEFMVSKYQTDSLDIFFHECFKKKNKYQQAFQTAYYLTNHCKEYLRKIEKYKSACDLIHLNYRYFNELESGLFELQTR; translated from the coding sequence ATGAAAAACAATTACGTAATAAACGACTTATCTCATTTATTAAAGGTGACTAAAGAGGAGTCACCATGGTCTTACGTCGGACCGGTACTTAAGAGAATGAGACGAAATGAGAATTGGACAATACAAGAGGTGTCATCCAAGTATGGCATCAACCAGTCTGTTATATCAAGAGTAGAGAATTCGCTAATAGAACCGAATAAAAGTGTTTTTGATCGCTACTTTGAAGCCATTGGTTTTAATTTAGAAGAGTCGTTAAATGGCTTTGATCTTGAGAGCATTGAAGCTGATTTTTTAGATTACATGTTGGGGTTAAAAGCAGAATTTAACAGTCTTTCTTATGGGCTTCCAAAAGTCCACTATTACCATGAACTTTCGTGGTATTATGAACACGCAGTAAATAATGATTATCAGTTAATGCATCAAGAGCTAAGTGAATTAATGTCGTTGATGACAAGTTCAACCATGAAATCAACCCAGATATTTTTGATGATCATGGCTAAGTATTATCAAAAAAACCATAAACAAGTAAAATCGTTAGCAATCGTTAAAGCATTAAAAGCAAATCAAGGCTTATCAAAAAAGCAAATGTTGTATATTGGTATCATTGAACTGGAACTTTCGCTTTCCACATCAAATGCGATGATTGCATTTCATAAAATGCTGCAAGTCAACCAACAACTACAAACTTATGGGCTATATGACACACAAACAAATCTGACGAAAAAGTATCTTTATGCTTTTTTTATGAGGGTGTCTAATACGCATCTTAAGGATTTTAAATATGGTAAATTGGAAAAGACAGTTAAGAAGTTACTTTTGTACAAACAACTTTTTAATCAACAACTCAATCAGGAGGTGGCAGATAAGATAAAGGATTCGTCTTATTATCAGTGTTTGTATTTGCTCTATTTAGATCAAATTAATGACACGGTTACGATCAAAGATTATTTAAGTAACGTTAAAAAAGAAAGACGGTCGTTATTTGAACAATGTATCATTGAGTTTATGGTATCGAAGTATCAAACTGACTCACTAGATATTTTCTTCCATGAGTGTTTTAAGAAAAAGAACAAGTATCAGCAAGCCTTTCAAACGGCATACTACCTGACAAATCATTGTAAAGAGTATTTAAGGAAAATAGAGAAATACAAAAGCGCGTGTGACTTGATTCACCTTAATTACCGATATTTTAACGAACTAGAATCTGGTTTATTCGAATTGCAAACAAGATAA
- the accB gene encoding acetyl-CoA carboxylase biotin carboxyl carrier protein — MTIKELQTIIKDIENSPLMSLELEMVDFKLKLSKNKVEYIEKTETINKPSNIETTTNKKETASEINTKETIKSPLVGTFYRSSTNNGTPYVEVGQKVKKGDVICIIEAMKIMNEITCPYDGVVKEFLVSNTDAVGFDQALMVIANES, encoded by the coding sequence ATGACAATTAAAGAATTACAAACAATTATTAAAGACATCGAAAACTCACCATTAATGAGTCTTGAACTTGAAATGGTAGACTTCAAATTAAAGTTATCTAAAAACAAAGTTGAGTACATTGAAAAAACCGAAACAATTAATAAACCTTCAAATATTGAAACAACAACAAATAAGAAAGAGACAGCAAGTGAAATAAACACCAAAGAAACAATTAAATCACCGTTGGTGGGAACGTTTTATCGTTCCTCAACCAATAATGGAACGCCTTACGTCGAGGTTGGACAGAAAGTAAAAAAAGGCGATGTCATTTGTATCATTGAAGCGATGAAAATCATGAATGAGATTACTTGTCCATACGATGGTGTAGTTAAGGAATTTCTCGTTTCAAATACCGATGCGGTTGGATTTGATCAAGCGTTGATGGTGATTGCTAATGAGTCATAA
- the accC gene encoding acetyl-CoA carboxylase biotin carboxylase subunit: protein MSHKILIANRGEIAVRIIRAAKELGIETVSVYSKADEDALHVKIADQAICVGEPKSSDSYLNMNHILSAAIATGCDAIHPGYGFLSENAVFVEMVESCGLRFIGPTADTIRLIGDKASAKRIAKEAGVPIIMGSEGILEHLEEALKVAKKIGYPVMIKATNGGGGRGISIAYNEKELVHAYERTSLEAEAAFGDKSLYIEKFIESPKHIEVQIIADKEGNVVHLYERDCSTQRRNQKMIEEAPAPTISDTLRKKLGVAAIKLAKKINYINAGTLEFLVDKNQDYYFIEMNTRIQVEHPITEMITGIDLVKEQINVAYDKPLSFKQRDIKILGHAIECRINAEDPMNGFRPSPGKITNLFIPGGFNVRVDTHVYQGYSVPPYYDSMVAKVIVFEKNRREAIKKMRVTLEQMVVEGIKTNIEYQYLIMHDYTFIKGNYDTGYIAKFNELVEKNKNE, encoded by the coding sequence ATGAGTCATAAAATATTAATAGCAAACCGTGGTGAAATTGCAGTTCGAATTATACGTGCAGCAAAAGAATTGGGCATTGAAACCGTCAGTGTATATTCAAAGGCGGATGAAGATGCACTTCATGTGAAAATTGCCGATCAAGCCATCTGTGTGGGCGAACCAAAAAGCAGTGATTCGTATTTAAATATGAATCATATTTTAAGCGCAGCTATCGCAACAGGTTGTGACGCCATTCATCCAGGGTATGGATTTTTATCTGAAAATGCCGTGTTTGTGGAAATGGTTGAAAGCTGTGGTTTAAGATTTATCGGGCCAACCGCAGACACCATTAGATTAATAGGTGATAAAGCATCTGCCAAGCGTATTGCAAAGGAAGCCGGTGTGCCTATTATTATGGGTTCTGAAGGCATTCTAGAACATCTAGAAGAAGCGTTGAAAGTTGCCAAAAAAATAGGTTATCCAGTCATGATTAAAGCGACAAATGGTGGTGGAGGCAGAGGTATATCGATTGCTTATAACGAAAAAGAGTTGGTTCATGCCTATGAGCGTACCTCACTTGAAGCCGAAGCGGCTTTTGGTGATAAGTCCTTATATATCGAAAAATTCATTGAATCACCTAAGCACATTGAAGTGCAAATCATTGCAGACAAAGAAGGTAATGTGGTTCATCTTTACGAACGTGATTGTTCTACACAAAGAAGAAATCAAAAGATGATAGAAGAAGCACCTGCGCCAACCATCAGTGACACATTAAGAAAAAAACTAGGGGTGGCCGCCATCAAATTAGCAAAAAAAATAAACTACATTAACGCTGGCACACTTGAATTCTTAGTCGATAAAAACCAAGATTATTATTTCATTGAAATGAACACACGTATTCAAGTCGAACACCCAATCACAGAAATGATTACTGGGATTGATTTAGTCAAAGAACAAATCAATGTCGCTTATGATAAACCGCTTAGTTTTAAGCAACGAGACATCAAAATTTTAGGCCACGCGATTGAGTGTCGAATCAATGCCGAAGATCCAATGAATGGATTTCGTCCGTCACCAGGTAAAATCACCAATTTATTTATTCCTGGTGGCTTTAACGTCCGAGTAGACACGCACGTCTATCAAGGCTATTCAGTACCGCCCTATTACGATTCGATGGTGGCAAAAGTGATTGTTTTTGAAAAAAATAGAAGAGAAGCAATTAAAAAAATGCGTGTCACACTAGAACAAATGGTCGTTGAAGGCATTAAGACTAACATTGAATATCAATACCTAATTATGCACGATTATACATTTATCAAAGGTAACTATGACACTGGTTATATTGCTAAATTTAATGAACTAGTGGAGAAGAATAAAAATGAATGA
- the accD gene encoding acetyl-CoA carboxylase, carboxyltransferase subunit beta: protein MNDFFSERKKRLHDFKVKFLKKTAVKKQTDIPDGLFLKCEECQKPIYEKELEAQLHVCPNCGFHFRINAKKRIAMLADDDTFVEVNEHLESTNPLGMPFYEEKLNSAKKFTNQNDAFISGSCTIGDYPCFLGVLDSFFMMGSMGSVVGEKVTRLIELAIKEHKPLVIVSASGGARMQEGILSLMQMAKTAGALKKLEQEKLLYISVMTYPTTGGVAASFATLGDINIAEKSALIGFAGSRVIKQTIKEELPAHFQSAEFQKEHGLIDLVVERKQLKSQISALLKLHQGGHKA, encoded by the coding sequence ATGAATGATTTTTTTAGTGAACGTAAAAAAAGATTACACGATTTCAAAGTGAAGTTTCTTAAAAAAACTGCCGTCAAAAAACAAACCGATATTCCAGATGGGTTATTCCTTAAATGTGAAGAGTGTCAAAAACCTATTTATGAAAAAGAGTTAGAAGCTCAACTGCATGTATGCCCAAATTGTGGTTTTCATTTTCGAATTAACGCTAAAAAAAGAATTGCAATGCTTGCGGATGATGATACGTTTGTTGAAGTAAATGAGCATTTAGAATCAACAAATCCACTGGGAATGCCTTTTTATGAAGAAAAATTAAACAGTGCAAAAAAATTTACAAATCAAAACGATGCGTTTATTAGTGGGTCTTGTACGATTGGTGATTACCCTTGTTTCTTAGGTGTGTTAGATTCCTTTTTTATGATGGGCTCTATGGGGAGTGTCGTCGGTGAGAAAGTCACAAGATTGATTGAACTTGCCATTAAAGAACACAAACCACTTGTTATTGTAAGTGCCTCTGGTGGCGCACGTATGCAAGAGGGTATTTTGTCTTTAATGCAAATGGCAAAAACCGCAGGGGCATTAAAAAAACTTGAGCAAGAAAAGTTACTCTATATAAGCGTGATGACTTACCCAACAACCGGTGGGGTTGCAGCTAGTTTTGCCACCCTCGGTGACATCAACATCGCAGAAAAATCCGCATTGATTGGTTTTGCTGGTTCTAGGGTAATCAAACAAACAATTAAAGAAGAGTTACCTGCCCATTTCCAATCAGCTGAGTTTCAAAAAGAACACGGTTTGATTGATTTAGTCGTTGAAAGAAAACAGTTAAAATCACAAATAAGTGCCTTGTTAAAACTACATCAAGGAGGACATAAAGCATGA
- a CDS encoding acetyl-CoA carboxylase carboxyltransferase subunit alpha gives MNSSWEKVQLARHPKRPTSKTVIRHIIDDFIELHGDRSVRDDLSIIGGIGYFEGIPVTVIAQEKGTDTNDKIKRNFGMPHPEGYEKALRLMKQAEKFKRPILVFIDTPGAYPGLEAEMRNQAFKIANNLKEMMCLDTPIIAVVLSEGGSGGALAIGVADQLLMFENSIYSILSPEGFASILYKDSKKANEAAEIMKLSANDLFDLKIIDGIIKEKNGLHEDQAFGFKELRSQLVKRLTIEMKKDTQKRLNDRYQKYRRMGVFSERI, from the coding sequence ATGAATAGTTCATGGGAAAAAGTTCAACTTGCAAGACATCCAAAACGTCCAACATCTAAAACGGTTATTCGTCACATCATTGATGACTTTATCGAGTTGCATGGCGATCGTAGCGTAAGAGATGATTTATCAATTATTGGTGGCATTGGTTATTTCGAAGGCATACCGGTTACTGTAATTGCTCAAGAAAAAGGGACAGACACAAACGATAAAATCAAAAGAAATTTTGGCATGCCACACCCTGAAGGGTATGAAAAAGCACTTCGTTTAATGAAGCAAGCAGAAAAATTCAAACGTCCGATACTGGTATTTATTGATACACCAGGTGCTTACCCTGGACTTGAGGCTGAAATGAGAAATCAAGCCTTTAAAATTGCCAATAACTTAAAAGAGATGATGTGTCTTGATACACCGATTATTGCCGTCGTATTAAGTGAGGGTGGATCAGGTGGTGCATTAGCGATTGGTGTTGCTGATCAACTTTTAATGTTTGAAAATAGCATATACTCAATTCTATCGCCAGAAGGATTTGCATCTATTCTATACAAAGATAGTAAAAAAGCAAACGAAGCTGCAGAAATAATGAAATTATCTGCAAATGATCTTTTTGATTTGAAAATCATCGATGGGATTATTAAGGAAAAAAACGGACTACATGAAGATCAAGCGTTTGGATTTAAAGAGTTAAGAAGTCAATTAGTCAAACGATTAACAATCGAAATGAAAAAAGATACTCAAAAACGATTGAATGATCGTTATCAGAAATACCGCAGAATGGGTGTTTTTAGTGAAAGGATTTAA
- a CDS encoding beta-ketoacyl-ACP synthase III gives MKNIKIVATGKYVPDKIVTNDDLSKVVDTTDEWIFSRTGIKERRQATIENTLDLAYLAANDCIKNVNYSVDDIDLIVVATITQEDKTPSVANLVSGKLGIKREIMTFDINAACTGFVYALEVASSLLSSGNYKSALVIGSEKLTNVLDYEDRNTCVLFGDGAGAVIIEKTIEPNQANFINRSRPDMNEVLTVGKFIHMDGKKVYQFAVEVLSKSIKEILETNQLTIDDVDVIISHQANLRIIKSVANSLEIPLEKFILNIEKYGNTSAASIPILLSEYNNNQKSRVLMVGFGGGFTYGAAIMNLERK, from the coding sequence ATGAAAAATATAAAAATTGTTGCTACTGGGAAATACGTACCAGATAAAATAGTAACGAATGATGACCTCTCGAAAGTGGTCGATACCACAGATGAATGGATTTTTTCAAGAACAGGCATCAAAGAACGAAGACAAGCAACGATTGAAAATACACTAGATTTGGCTTATCTAGCAGCAAATGATTGTATCAAAAATGTGAATTACTCGGTCGATGATATTGATTTGATTGTTGTAGCTACCATTACTCAAGAAGATAAAACACCATCGGTTGCTAACCTTGTCAGTGGCAAACTTGGTATTAAGAGAGAAATTATGACCTTTGACATAAACGCAGCATGTACTGGTTTTGTCTACGCACTTGAGGTAGCAAGTAGTCTATTATCTAGTGGTAACTATAAAAGCGCACTAGTCATCGGAAGTGAAAAACTGACCAATGTACTTGATTATGAAGACCGTAATACTTGTGTATTATTTGGTGATGGTGCAGGTGCGGTGATCATCGAAAAAACGATCGAACCGAATCAAGCAAACTTCATTAATCGCTCAAGACCAGACATGAATGAGGTCTTAACGGTGGGTAAATTCATTCACATGGATGGTAAAAAAGTCTATCAATTTGCTGTTGAAGTATTGTCAAAAAGCATTAAAGAGATTTTAGAGACAAATCAATTAACGATTGATGATGTGGATGTGATTATCTCACATCAAGCCAACCTAAGAATTATCAAAAGTGTTGCAAACTCACTTGAGATACCATTAGAGAAATTCATACTTAACATTGAAAAATACGGCAATACCTCTGCCGCAAGTATACCGATTTTATTAAGTGAGTATAACAACAACCAAAAGAGCAGAGTCTTGATGGTTGGATTTGGTGGCGGGTTCACCTATGGAGCCGCAATTATGAATTTGGAGCGTAAATAA
- a CDS encoding nitronate monooxygenase, with protein MKNICELLNIKYPIIQGGMANIATAEFAASVSNAGGLGLIGSGGFDEHWVRAEIRKAKQLTNHTFGVNIMLMNPRAAEIAKVVVEEQVEVVTTGAGSPGVYMQAWKEAGIKVIPVVPSVALAIRMARAGADAVVAEGTEAGGHIGELTTMALIPQIADAIDIPVIAAGGIADYRGVLAAFALGAKGVQVGTVLLATIECPIHQNYKDIVVSARDTDTIVTGRNTKAPVRVLKNKMAVEYVRLSSQQIDHMELEKLTLGSLRRAVFDGDIDRGSFMAGQIAGLVKEIKTVKEVIESMFDPIENYAKGLQVL; from the coding sequence ATGAAAAACATTTGTGAATTATTAAATATTAAATACCCAATTATACAAGGTGGGATGGCAAACATCGCAACAGCAGAATTCGCAGCAAGTGTTTCTAACGCTGGTGGTCTTGGTTTGATTGGTTCTGGTGGGTTTGATGAACACTGGGTCAGAGCTGAAATTAGAAAAGCAAAGCAGCTAACGAATCACACGTTTGGCGTTAACATTATGTTGATGAACCCAAGAGCGGCTGAAATTGCAAAAGTTGTTGTTGAAGAACAAGTTGAAGTCGTGACAACCGGTGCTGGTTCACCTGGGGTATACATGCAAGCCTGGAAAGAAGCTGGGATAAAAGTGATACCAGTCGTACCGAGTGTGGCATTGGCCATAAGAATGGCACGCGCTGGGGCAGATGCTGTCGTCGCAGAAGGCACCGAGGCAGGTGGTCACATTGGAGAACTGACAACAATGGCTTTAATTCCTCAAATAGCAGATGCCATCGACATTCCTGTAATTGCAGCTGGTGGTATTGCTGATTATCGTGGGGTATTGGCTGCGTTTGCTCTTGGTGCAAAAGGGGTCCAAGTAGGAACGGTCTTACTTGCGACTATCGAATGTCCAATTCACCAAAACTATAAAGACATCGTTGTGAGTGCAAGAGATACTGATACGATTGTTACAGGCAGAAACACCAAAGCACCTGTACGTGTATTAAAAAATAAAATGGCAGTAGAGTACGTAAGATTATCAAGTCAGCAAATTGACCATATGGAATTAGAGAAGTTGACGCTAGGTTCCTTAAGACGTGCGGTTTTTGATGGTGATATTGATAGAGGTTCTTTCATGGCTGGACAAATTGCAGGGTTAGTAAAAGAAATTAAAACGGTCAAAGAAGTCATCGAGTCCATGTTTGATCCAATTGAAAATTACGCCAAAGGACTTCAAGTATTATGA
- a CDS encoding ACP S-malonyltransferase: MSKLALVFAGQGAQYTAMGLDFHNEELAIKASKVLGYDPIEILKSNDGTLNQTLYTQPMVFYTSYLIYQAFLKLSVIPNGFLGFSLGEYSSLCASSVFSFEDALKLIQVRATLMEEQTKKEKGTMTACIGMEDKVIESILMENQINIEVANYNTQVQTVISGSIEEMDKAVSCLKENGLKRAIALNVSGAFHSQLMKEAGVRLRPYLETVKKNKVSYDIYMNVTANKLEFETLVDLLEEQVSGAVRFKQSIEQMKKDGYTHFIEIGPGNTLSSFIKKIDPTLEVIGINQIKDIDIVERWLIDHEFKK; the protein is encoded by the coding sequence ATGAGTAAGTTGGCGTTAGTCTTTGCTGGTCAAGGGGCGCAATACACAGCTATGGGTCTGGATTTTCACAACGAAGAACTAGCAATAAAGGCATCCAAAGTGCTTGGGTATGATCCAATAGAGATTTTAAAGAGCAACGATGGTACACTTAATCAAACGCTTTATACACAACCAATGGTTTTTTATACAAGCTATTTAATTTATCAAGCGTTTTTAAAACTTTCGGTCATACCAAACGGTTTTCTAGGTTTTAGTTTAGGTGAGTACAGTAGTTTATGTGCTTCTAGCGTATTTTCATTTGAAGATGCGTTAAAACTGATTCAAGTTAGAGCTACGTTAATGGAAGAACAAACAAAGAAAGAAAAAGGAACCATGACTGCTTGTATAGGAATGGAAGACAAAGTCATCGAGTCCATATTAATGGAAAATCAGATTAATATTGAAGTTGCTAATTATAACACTCAAGTTCAAACCGTTATTAGTGGCAGCATCGAAGAAATGGATAAAGCCGTTTCTTGTTTGAAAGAAAACGGACTTAAAAGGGCTATTGCTCTTAATGTATCAGGTGCATTTCATAGTCAATTGATGAAAGAAGCGGGCGTTAGGTTAAGACCATATTTAGAAACCGTAAAAAAGAACAAAGTTTCCTATGATATTTATATGAACGTGACAGCAAATAAACTTGAGTTTGAAACACTTGTGGATTTATTAGAAGAACAAGTGTCTGGTGCCGTACGATTTAAACAAAGCATCGAGCAAATGAAAAAAGACGGATACACACATTTCATCGAAATAGGCCCTGGTAACACACTAAGTTCATTTATTAAAAAAATTGATCCGACCTTAGAGGTTATTGGTATCAATCAAATCAAAGACATCGATATTGTTGAAAGGTGGTTAATCGATCATGAATTTAAAAAATAA